The proteins below are encoded in one region of Lactuca sativa cultivar Salinas chromosome 3, Lsat_Salinas_v11, whole genome shotgun sequence:
- the LOC111886465 gene encoding serine/threonine-protein phosphatase PP1 produces MEEAVLDKFIKKLLAAKVGSVPKQFPFSESEIRKLCLASREVFLSQPNLLELKAPIKICGDIHGQYADLLQLFDHGGHPPNSNYLFLGDYVDRGKHSLETICLLLAYKIKYKDNVFLLRGNHECASINRIYGFYDECKRRINVRVWKMFSECFKCLPVAAVVEEKILCMHGGLSPELKKLDQIRGIPRPIDVPEQGLLCDLLWADPDKDVKGWGPNERGVSYTFGADKLTEFLHKHDLDLVCRAHQVVEDGYEFFADRQLVTLFSAPNYCNEFDNDGAMMNVDEKLTCSFQIIKASLKKGRVGFGKFKLPPATPPHKVKTAP; encoded by the exons ATGGAGGAAGCAGTCCTCGACAAGTTTATCAAGAAGCTGTTAGCGGCTAAGGTTGGATCCGTTCCGAAGCAGTTTCCCTTCTCGGAATCGGAGATTCGTAAGCTTTGTTTGGCTTCGAGAGAGGTTTTCCTTAGCCAGCCTAATTTGCTCGAACTTAAAGCCCCGATTAAGATCTGTG GTGACATCCATGGACAATATGCCGATCTCCTCCAGCTGTTTGACCATGGAGGGCACCCACCCAACTCAAATTACTTATTTCTGGGTGACTATGTTGATCGTGGTAAGCATAGCCTTGAAACAATCTGCCTTCTGCTTGCATACAAGATAAAATACAAGGACAACGTCTTTCTTCTCCGGGGAAACCATGAATGTGCTTCCATCAATCGTATATATGGTTTCTATGATGAATGCAAGAGGAGAATCAACGTCCGTGTTTGGAAGATGTTTTCTGAGTGCTTCAAGTGTCTACCTGTTGCTGCGGTTGTTGAAGAAAAGATACTTTGCATGCATGGAGGATTGTCTCCGGAGCTGAAGAAGTTGGATCAGATTCGGGGCATACCTCGCCCCATTGATGTCCCCGAACAAGGGCTGCTATGTGATTTACTGTGGGCTGATCCTGATAAAGATGTGAAAGGATGGGGGCCGAATGAAAGGGGTGTGTCGTATACTTTTGGTGCTGATAAACTTACAGAATTTCTCCACAAGCACGATCTCGACCTTGTCTGCCGTGCTCATCAG GTTGTTGAAGATGGGTATGAGTTTTTTGCGGACAGGCAGCTAGTAACCTTGTTTTCCGCACCAAATTACTGTAATGAGTTTGATAATGATGGTGCGATGATGAATGTCGATGAAAAGTTAACTTGTTCGTTTCAGATTATAAAGGCTTCTTTGAAGAAAGGGAGggttggttttggaaaatttaagTTACCACCAGCAACACCCCCACACAAAGTAAAGACGGCTCCTTAG